One genomic region from Arthrobacter sp. FB24 encodes:
- a CDS encoding SDR family NAD(P)-dependent oxidoreductase produces the protein MARIFITGSTDGLGRSAAQSLLDKGHHVIVHARNVQRLAVIRDLLALGAVGDLSDIEQTRDLARQVNRSGPVDAVIHNAGVLHGPHIFQVNVVAPYLLTALIHRPRRLIYLSSGMHRGGRASLAAIGEGVHPQSVSYSDSKLYITTLAAAIARLWPDVLTNSVDPGWVPTRMGGAGAPDDLRLGHLTQEWLATSDDPEAVTSGGYWHHQHREKAHPSANDQRFQAELLNLLARLTGESLT, from the coding sequence ATGGCACGCATCTTTATCACTGGCTCAACCGACGGACTTGGACGGTCTGCCGCGCAGTCCCTCCTCGACAAGGGCCACCACGTCATCGTGCACGCACGGAACGTCCAACGGCTGGCCGTGATACGGGATCTCCTCGCCCTCGGCGCCGTCGGCGATCTGTCAGACATCGAGCAAACACGCGACCTCGCCCGCCAAGTGAACCGGAGCGGGCCGGTGGACGCGGTGATTCATAACGCGGGCGTGCTCCACGGCCCGCACATCTTCCAGGTCAACGTCGTCGCCCCATATCTTCTGACCGCCCTCATCCATCGCCCTCGCCGGCTGATCTACCTCAGCAGCGGCATGCATCGCGGCGGCCGCGCCTCCCTTGCCGCCATCGGTGAGGGTGTGCATCCCCAAAGCGTCTCCTATTCCGACAGCAAGCTCTACATCACCACCCTTGCCGCAGCCATTGCCCGGCTGTGGCCGGACGTTCTGACCAACTCAGTGGACCCCGGCTGGGTCCCCACCAGAATGGGCGGCGCCGGCGCTCCGGACGACCTGCGGCTCGGTCACCTCACCCAGGAATGGCTTGCCACCAGCGACGACCCGGAGGCAGTCACGAGCGGCGGCTACTGGCACCATCAGCACAGGGAAAAGGCACACCCCTCCG